From a region of the Methylocystis hirsuta genome:
- the recO gene encoding DNA repair protein RecO produces the protein MEWRDDALILGARRHGETSVILEVMTRGHGRHLGLVRGGRSRRLRPILQPGNLVAAQWRARLEDHLGALTVEPLSARAAYFLDRAAALHGVVSLCALLRLLPERDPHEELFEMADAIAALFGDIRAAEGAATMLARFELALLGALGFGLDLNACALTGAQDDLAYVSPKSGRAVSRAAGAPWRDKLLPYPDFLQHESSVAEQADLIAAFRLTGYFLTRDVLKPRGVALPAARELYVGALLRVA, from the coding sequence ATGGAATGGCGCGACGACGCTCTTATCCTCGGCGCGCGTCGGCATGGCGAAACTTCCGTCATCCTCGAGGTGATGACCCGCGGACACGGCCGCCATCTTGGTCTCGTGCGCGGCGGTCGCTCGCGCCGGCTCCGTCCGATTCTGCAGCCCGGCAATCTCGTCGCGGCGCAGTGGCGGGCGCGTCTTGAGGACCATCTCGGCGCCTTGACAGTCGAGCCGCTCTCCGCCCGCGCCGCCTATTTCCTCGACCGCGCCGCGGCGCTCCATGGCGTCGTCTCGCTCTGCGCGCTGCTGCGCCTGCTGCCGGAGCGCGATCCCCATGAGGAATTGTTTGAAATGGCCGACGCCATTGCGGCGCTGTTCGGCGACATTCGCGCCGCCGAAGGCGCCGCGACGATGTTGGCGCGATTCGAGCTTGCGCTGCTCGGCGCGCTCGGCTTCGGGCTCGATCTCAACGCCTGCGCGCTGACCGGCGCCCAGGATGATCTTGCCTATGTGTCGCCGAAATCGGGCCGCGCGGTGAGTCGCGCCGCCGGCGCGCCGTGGCGCGACAAACTCCTGCCCTATCCCGACTTTCTTCAGCATGAGAGCAGTGTGGCGGAACAGGCCGATCTCATCGCCGCGTTCCGGTTGACCGGATATTTCCTGACGCGCGACGTGCTCAAGCCGCGCGGCGTCGCGCTGCCGGCGGCGCGCGAACTTTACGTCGGCGCTCTTTTGCGCGTGGCGTGA
- a CDS encoding glycosyltransferase family 4 protein: MGRIEARPGDILLLLDAGWNNVDNYAHAISSFREKGGAVVAGVYDLFPVLYPTLYGPELVIAFETWLSEVVSRSDAVVAISRSSAKCYAEYAMMRYKWCRSQKIGWWRLGANLSAEPAREPAAAAIEIATQGPFFLCVGTIETRKGYPVAIEAFERLWADKIDVNLVIVGRPGWNAQAFEQRLRQHEEKGRRLFWLDDASDADLRHLYRETCAAVFTTFAEGFGLPLVEAAQCGAPIIASDIPQFRELGGSDVRYFDLLDSASLADALMQALSDEKRPPRVATLTWRESTIELIGLLRSGAYQMDVSAISRDIATAGLAAATK, translated from the coding sequence ATGGGCAGGATCGAAGCGCGTCCTGGCGATATCCTCCTGTTGCTAGACGCTGGCTGGAACAATGTGGATAATTATGCGCACGCCATTAGCTCCTTCAGAGAAAAAGGCGGCGCTGTCGTAGCTGGCGTTTATGATCTTTTTCCAGTCCTCTATCCGACGTTATACGGGCCCGAACTCGTGATCGCCTTTGAGACCTGGCTCAGCGAAGTCGTCTCCCGGAGTGATGCGGTCGTTGCAATTTCTCGGAGTTCCGCGAAGTGCTATGCCGAGTATGCGATGATGCGATACAAATGGTGCAGGAGCCAAAAAATCGGCTGGTGGCGGCTGGGCGCCAATCTATCGGCTGAACCCGCCAGAGAACCAGCCGCGGCCGCAATCGAAATCGCGACGCAAGGCCCATTTTTTCTCTGCGTCGGCACAATCGAGACGCGCAAAGGCTATCCGGTCGCGATCGAGGCTTTCGAACGTCTTTGGGCCGACAAAATAGACGTCAACCTTGTCATTGTTGGCAGACCCGGGTGGAACGCCCAGGCGTTTGAACAGCGCTTGCGGCAGCATGAGGAAAAGGGACGGCGTCTGTTCTGGCTAGACGACGCGAGCGATGCGGATTTGCGCCACCTTTACCGTGAGACGTGCGCGGCCGTGTTCACGACCTTCGCCGAAGGCTTTGGTTTGCCCTTGGTGGAGGCCGCACAATGCGGCGCCCCCATCATCGCCAGCGACATCCCCCAGTTTCGTGAGCTTGGCGGCTCAGATGTGCGCTATTTTGATCTCCTCGATTCGGCGAGCCTCGCAGACGCCCTCATGCAAGCGCTCTCAGACGAGAAACGGCCGCCTCGCGTTGCGACTCTTACATGGCGAGAATCTACGATCGAATTGATCGGGCTGCTGCGCTCCGGCGCTTACCAGATGGACGTCTCTGCAATCTCGCGTGACATAGCCACAGCCGGACTGGCGGCCGCCACGAAATGA
- the parC gene encoding DNA topoisomerase IV subunit A has translation MAQKGGGGSGKGKGASDVSVIAPVDLREALEERYLRYALSTITGRALPDARDGLKPVHRRILYGMHILRLDPGAPFKKCAKIVGDVMGSFHPHGDQAIYDALVRLAQDFSSRYPLVDGQGNFGNVDGDSAAAYRYTEARMTAVARSLLEGIDEDAIDFIPNYSGEEKEPVVLPSALPNLLANGAQGIAVGMATSIPPHNLAELCDAALYLISHRKATAEQLLTFVQGPDFPTGGIVVDKREEIIETYRTGRGSFRVRARWVKEELPRGGWVIVVTEIPYGVQKSRLIERLAELISERKLPLVADVRDESAEDVRIVFEPRARTVDPALMMETLFKLSELETRFTMNMNVLVDGVTPRVVSLDEALRQWLDHRRTVLQRRSRHRLAAIVRRIEQLEGMVIVFLNLDEVIRIIREEDDAKGELKTAFKLTDLQVEYILDTRLRALRRLEEMELKKELGELSAERKEIEALLADEDKQWKTIAWQVRELKKTYGPQTPKGKRRTSFEDAPEAIDLDLAEAMIEREPVTIVVSEKGWIRALKGHVQDLSTLQFKGDDALAASFFAQTTSKILALASNGKAYTLDASKLPGGRGHGEPIRLFAEIEEGADVVAVLPHVAGAALLLVTNDGRGFVVSEDDLLSSTRKGRAALNVEPPSILKIVTQAEGDHVAIIGENRKLLVFPLSEAPRMARGKGVRMQRYKDGGVADAKVFALKDGLTWTDASSRVFTIDKAELKDWIGHRAEAGRLPPRGFPRNNRFG, from the coding sequence ATGGCGCAAAAAGGCGGCGGGGGAAGCGGAAAAGGCAAAGGCGCAAGCGACGTTAGCGTGATTGCGCCGGTCGATCTGCGCGAGGCGCTCGAGGAGCGCTATCTGCGTTACGCGCTGTCGACCATCACTGGACGCGCGCTGCCCGACGCCCGCGACGGGCTCAAACCCGTGCACCGCCGCATCCTTTACGGGATGCATATTCTTCGCCTCGACCCCGGCGCGCCGTTCAAGAAATGCGCCAAGATCGTCGGCGACGTGATGGGCTCGTTCCACCCGCATGGCGATCAGGCGATCTATGACGCGCTGGTGCGCCTCGCGCAGGATTTCTCCTCGCGCTATCCGCTCGTCGACGGGCAGGGCAATTTCGGCAATGTGGACGGCGATTCGGCGGCCGCCTATCGCTACACCGAGGCGCGCATGACGGCGGTCGCGCGCTCTCTTCTGGAAGGCATCGACGAAGACGCGATCGACTTCATCCCCAACTATTCCGGCGAGGAGAAGGAGCCGGTGGTGCTGCCGTCGGCGCTGCCCAATCTGCTCGCCAATGGCGCGCAGGGGATCGCCGTCGGCATGGCGACGTCGATCCCGCCGCATAATCTCGCCGAGCTGTGCGACGCGGCGCTCTATCTCATCTCCCACCGCAAGGCGACCGCCGAACAGCTGCTGACCTTCGTGCAGGGGCCGGATTTTCCGACCGGCGGCATCGTCGTCGACAAGCGCGAAGAGATCATCGAGACCTATCGCACCGGACGCGGCTCCTTTCGTGTGCGCGCGCGCTGGGTGAAGGAGGAGCTGCCGCGCGGCGGATGGGTTATCGTCGTCACGGAAATCCCCTACGGCGTGCAGAAATCGCGCCTCATCGAACGACTCGCCGAACTCATCTCTGAGCGCAAACTGCCGCTTGTCGCCGACGTGCGCGACGAATCAGCGGAAGACGTGCGCATCGTTTTTGAGCCGCGCGCGCGCACGGTCGATCCGGCGCTGATGATGGAGACGCTGTTCAAGCTCTCCGAGCTCGAAACGCGCTTCACGATGAACATGAATGTGCTCGTCGACGGCGTGACGCCGCGCGTCGTTTCGCTCGACGAGGCCTTAAGGCAATGGCTCGATCATCGCCGCACCGTGCTGCAACGCCGCTCGCGCCATCGCCTCGCTGCGATCGTACGGCGCATCGAGCAATTGGAAGGCATGGTCATCGTCTTCCTCAATCTCGATGAGGTGATCCGCATCATCCGCGAAGAGGACGACGCCAAGGGGGAATTGAAAACGGCGTTCAAGCTGACCGACCTGCAGGTCGAATACATCCTCGACACGCGGCTGCGCGCTCTGCGCCGGCTCGAAGAAATGGAGCTGAAGAAGGAGCTCGGCGAGCTCTCGGCCGAGCGCAAGGAGATCGAGGCGCTGCTCGCCGATGAGGACAAGCAGTGGAAGACCATCGCCTGGCAGGTGCGCGAACTCAAAAAAACCTACGGGCCGCAGACGCCGAAGGGCAAGCGGCGCACGAGTTTCGAAGACGCGCCCGAGGCGATCGATCTCGACCTCGCCGAGGCGATGATCGAGCGCGAGCCGGTGACCATCGTCGTCTCGGAAAAGGGCTGGATTCGCGCGCTGAAAGGCCATGTGCAGGATCTTTCGACCCTGCAGTTCAAGGGCGACGATGCGCTCGCCGCGTCCTTCTTCGCGCAAACGACCTCGAAAATCCTGGCGCTCGCCTCGAACGGCAAGGCCTATACGCTGGACGCGTCAAAGCTTCCCGGCGGGCGCGGACATGGCGAGCCGATCCGGCTTTTCGCCGAGATCGAGGAAGGCGCCGATGTCGTCGCCGTACTGCCGCATGTCGCGGGCGCCGCGCTGCTGCTCGTGACGAATGACGGACGCGGCTTCGTCGTGAGCGAGGATGATCTCCTGTCGTCGACGCGCAAGGGGCGCGCGGCGCTCAACGTCGAGCCGCCCTCAATATTAAAGATCGTGACGCAGGCGGAGGGCGATCATGTCGCCATCATCGGCGAGAACCGGAAGCTGCTGGTGTTTCCCTTGAGCGAAGCGCCGCGCATGGCGCGCGGCAAGGGCGTGCGCATGCAGCGCTACAAGGACGGCGGCGTCGCGGACGCGAAGGTCTTCGCGTTGAAGGACGGTCTGACCTGGACCGACGCGTCAAGCCGCGTCTTCACGATCGACAAGGCGGAACTGAAGGACTGGATCGGCCACCGCGCCGAAGCGGGGAGACTGCCGCCCAGGGGTTTCCCGAGGAATAATCGGTTTGGGTGA
- a CDS encoding GNAT family N-acetyltransferase codes for MLDDWLRNRAWDNLQVAASRTYVIRPAGSNQIVGYFALSMGQILAQDVKGSMRRNMPQQIPAVTLGRLAIDRAWQGKGLGRALLADVVRRALRAAAEVSARLVIVHAISPAAEAFYLHHGFTRLPGEVPTLALDLIKLQKLTNMSKI; via the coding sequence GTGCTCGATGACTGGCTCCGCAATCGCGCATGGGACAATTTGCAAGTCGCGGCCAGCCGCACCTATGTGATCCGCCCCGCCGGGTCGAACCAGATTGTCGGCTATTTCGCGCTGAGCATGGGCCAAATCCTCGCGCAGGACGTCAAAGGCTCCATGCGCCGGAATATGCCGCAACAGATTCCGGCGGTGACGCTCGGGCGTCTGGCGATTGATCGCGCATGGCAGGGGAAGGGATTGGGGCGGGCGCTGCTTGCCGATGTGGTGCGGCGCGCGCTGCGGGCGGCGGCGGAGGTCTCGGCGCGGCTGGTGATCGTCCATGCGATCTCGCCCGCCGCCGAAGCCTTTTACCTGCATCACGGATTCACCCGCCTGCCGGGAGAGGTCCCCACGCTCGCCCTCGACTTGATTAAGCTGCAAAAGCTGACGAACATGTCCAAAATATAA
- a CDS encoding GNAT family N-acetyltransferase: MKYDLIDVQSPDDWKDYHFLRRTVLWEAKGRHNYNENHADERVKANHPLLLKLHDRPIGAVRLDEAGDCSGVVRLVSIAPDVQRSGHGSVLSSLIEAYARRLGITTLLVNAAPDAVGFYEKMGWKKEMWDESELRGLASDCVQMTKNLH; encoded by the coding sequence ATGAAATACGACCTTATCGACGTACAAAGCCCGGATGACTGGAAGGATTATCATTTTCTTCGCCGAACGGTTTTGTGGGAAGCGAAAGGAAGACACAACTATAACGAGAATCATGCGGACGAACGCGTCAAAGCCAACCACCCACTGTTGTTGAAGCTGCACGACCGTCCGATTGGCGCAGTTCGCCTTGACGAGGCTGGCGACTGCTCGGGAGTTGTAAGGCTCGTGTCTATTGCGCCAGACGTTCAGCGGTCGGGACACGGAAGCGTGCTTTCATCTCTGATCGAAGCCTATGCACGGCGTCTCGGGATAACGACCTTGTTGGTCAATGCAGCGCCCGATGCTGTGGGCTTCTATGAAAAAATGGGTTGGAAAAAAGAGATGTGGGACGAGTCGGAACTCAGAGGATTGGCCTCAGACTGCGTTCAGATGACAAAGAATTTGCACTGA
- a CDS encoding DUF1778 domain-containing protein — protein MTTRPRQSAEVNIHLRARARDKKLIDQAAELVGSNRSQFMIASALKEAKNILLDQSAIYADAKTFQKIMDWMDAEATPDEAAGMKRILQSKAPWQSD, from the coding sequence ATGACTACTCGCCCCCGCCAATCCGCCGAAGTCAATATTCACCTGCGCGCCCGGGCGCGGGACAAGAAGCTGATCGACCAGGCTGCGGAACTGGTGGGGTCGAACCGTTCACAATTCATGATCGCCTCGGCGCTCAAAGAGGCCAAAAACATTCTGCTCGACCAATCGGCCATCTACGCAGATGCGAAAACTTTCCAAAAAATCATGGACTGGATGGATGCCGAAGCGACGCCCGACGAGGCGGCAGGCATGAAGCGCATCCTTCAATCCAAAGCCCCGTGGCAGAGTGACTGA
- the era gene encoding GTPase Era has protein sequence MSGDDELAREDTRCGFAALVGAPNAGKSTLLNQLVGAKVSIVSRKAQTTRALVRGIAIEGAAQIILVDTPGIFKPKRRLDRAMVASALSGAADADVIALLIDSRKGIDEEVDAILAQLQHAKAPKFLVLNKIDLIPRERLLALAQTLNERQKFDETFMISALKGDGVGDLRKALAQRMGPSPWLYPEDQLSDAPLRLLAAEITREQIYERLHDELPYQSTVETDSWTNQKDGSARIEQTIFVARDSQKKIVIGEGGRTIKAIGQAARREIAEAAEQPVHLFLFVKVRENWADDPERYREMRLDFPKGE, from the coding sequence ATGAGCGGCGACGACGAATTGGCGCGGGAAGACACGCGCTGCGGCTTCGCGGCGCTGGTCGGCGCGCCCAACGCCGGCAAGTCGACGCTGCTGAATCAACTCGTCGGCGCCAAGGTCTCGATCGTGTCCCGTAAGGCGCAGACGACGCGGGCGCTGGTTCGCGGCATCGCCATCGAGGGCGCGGCGCAGATCATCCTTGTGGACACGCCGGGCATCTTCAAACCCAAGCGGCGGCTCGATCGCGCCATGGTCGCGAGCGCGCTCTCGGGCGCCGCCGACGCCGACGTGATCGCGCTGCTCATCGACTCCCGCAAGGGGATCGACGAAGAAGTGGACGCGATATTGGCGCAGCTTCAGCACGCCAAGGCGCCCAAGTTCCTCGTCCTGAACAAGATCGATCTCATCCCCCGCGAAAGGCTGCTGGCGCTGGCGCAAACGCTGAACGAGCGACAGAAATTCGACGAAACGTTCATGATCTCGGCGCTGAAAGGCGACGGCGTCGGGGATTTGCGCAAGGCGCTGGCGCAGCGCATGGGGCCCTCGCCCTGGCTCTATCCCGAGGATCAGCTCTCGGACGCGCCGCTGCGGCTGCTCGCCGCGGAAATCACCCGAGAGCAGATCTATGAGCGGCTGCACGACGAATTGCCCTATCAGTCGACGGTCGAGACGGACTCCTGGACCAATCAGAAGGACGGCTCGGCCCGCATCGAGCAGACGATCTTTGTCGCGCGCGACAGCCAGAAGAAGATCGTCATCGGCGAAGGCGGCCGCACCATCAAGGCCATCGGTCAGGCGGCGCGCCGCGAGATCGCAGAGGCCGCCGAACAGCCGGTGCATCTCTTCCTGTTCGTGAAGGTCCGGGAAAATTGGGCCGACGACCCCGAGCGCTATCGGGAGATGCGCCTGGATTTCCCCAAGGGCGAATAA
- the lepB gene encoding signal peptidase I, with protein MAQKREEGGVLETIKVILQALAIALVIRTLLFQPFNIPSGSMIPTLLIGDYVFVSKYAYGYSNYSMPFGPDIFSGRILASPPNRGDVIVFKLPRDNETDYIKRVIGLPGDRIQVIDGRLYINGVIVPRTPLEKEVTENREGREVPVTTYEETLPGNGDHPAIEHTIIEIEGDHGINDNTELFVVPPDHYFMMGDNRDNSTDSRIAPELGGVGFVPFVNLVGRAEIIFFSVRKDESALAFWRWPWSVRWDRLFRPVH; from the coding sequence GTGGCGCAAAAACGCGAAGAGGGCGGGGTTCTCGAAACCATCAAGGTCATCCTTCAGGCGCTGGCGATCGCGCTTGTCATCCGCACGCTGCTCTTTCAGCCGTTCAATATTCCGTCGGGCTCGATGATCCCGACGCTGCTGATCGGCGATTATGTTTTCGTGTCGAAATACGCCTATGGCTATTCGAATTACTCGATGCCGTTCGGCCCCGACATTTTCTCCGGCCGCATTCTGGCTTCGCCCCCCAACCGCGGCGACGTCATCGTCTTCAAGCTGCCGCGGGACAATGAGACCGACTATATCAAGCGCGTCATTGGCCTCCCCGGCGACCGCATCCAGGTCATCGACGGCCGGCTCTATATCAACGGCGTCATCGTGCCCCGCACCCCGCTCGAAAAAGAGGTGACGGAGAACCGCGAAGGCCGCGAAGTCCCCGTGACGACCTATGAGGAAACGCTCCCCGGCAATGGCGATCATCCCGCGATCGAACATACGATCATCGAAATCGAGGGCGATCACGGCATCAACGACAACACCGAGCTGTTCGTGGTGCCGCCCGATCACTATTTCATGATGGGTGATAATCGCGACAACTCCACCGATTCGCGCATCGCGCCGGAGCTTGGCGGCGTCGGCTTCGTGCCCTTCGTCAATCTCGTGGGCCGCGCCGAGATCATCTTCTTCTCGGTCAGGAAGGACGAATCGGCGCTCGCCTTCTGGCGCTGGCCATGGTCCGTGCGTTGGGACCGGCTGTTCCGGCCCGTTCATTGA
- a CDS encoding AraC family transcriptional regulator: METTTRSKEPVYARRINRVLDYIDKHLDEELTIDVLSDVANFSKFHFHRQFSQNCGISLSRYVQFMRLKRASYRLAFNPTAPIIDVALDSGFENPESFSRAFKAAFGQTPSAFRKTPDWASWSVRSRISLPPSERTKDMDVKIIDVEPILVAALEHRGAPALLNDSVQRFIAWRKSSGLSPVSQCETYGVPYNDPNATPPEEFRFDICASAPAPVPANEHGVVTKTIPGGRCAMTVHAGSRDRIDESVYALYRDWLPDSGEELRDFPVYFHYLNLDHDTPEHRHLTEIYLPLK, from the coding sequence ATGGAGACCACGACAAGATCAAAGGAACCCGTCTACGCGCGACGCATCAATCGCGTGCTGGATTACATCGACAAGCATCTCGACGAAGAGCTGACCATCGACGTGCTGAGCGACGTCGCGAACTTTTCAAAATTCCACTTCCATCGGCAGTTTTCCCAGAACTGCGGGATTAGCCTCTCGCGCTATGTTCAATTCATGAGGCTTAAGCGCGCCTCCTATCGACTGGCGTTCAATCCGACCGCGCCGATCATCGACGTGGCTTTGGATTCGGGGTTCGAGAATCCGGAATCCTTTTCCCGCGCCTTCAAAGCCGCATTCGGCCAGACGCCCAGCGCCTTCCGCAAGACTCCGGACTGGGCGTCATGGAGCGTGCGATCTCGCATAAGCCTCCCACCCAGCGAAAGGACGAAAGACATGGACGTAAAGATCATCGACGTCGAACCAATACTGGTCGCAGCGCTTGAACATCGCGGCGCGCCGGCGCTGCTCAACGACTCAGTGCAGCGCTTTATCGCCTGGCGAAAGTCGTCCGGGCTTTCTCCGGTCAGCCAATGCGAGACCTATGGCGTGCCCTATAACGACCCCAACGCGACGCCGCCGGAGGAGTTTCGCTTCGACATTTGCGCATCGGCGCCGGCGCCGGTTCCCGCCAATGAGCATGGCGTCGTGACGAAGACGATCCCCGGCGGGCGCTGCGCCATGACGGTCCATGCCGGTTCGCGCGACCGGATCGACGAGAGCGTCTATGCGCTCTATCGCGACTGGCTGCCGGACTCGGGAGAGGAACTGCGGGATTTCCCGGTCTATTTCCACTATCTGAACCTCGATCACGACACGCCGGAGCATCGCCATCTGACCGAGATCTATCTGCCGCTGAAGTAG
- a CDS encoding pyridoxine 5'-phosphate synthase: MTTKPLRLGVNVDHVATVRNARGGPGPDPVRAALLAIDAGADGITAHLREDRRHINDADMARLKEAISKPLNFEMAATEQMLDIAVATAPHAVCLVPEKRTERTTEGGLDVVGQHDYLLPYVDQLTREGVRVSLFIEPSTEAIDAAVSIKAPVVELHTGAWCHAVEVGDIGRAEAEFARVAEAAAYGAALGLEIHAGHGLDYATARRVSALPQIVELNIGHFLIGEAIFVGLAEAIRRMREAMEQGRALAF; the protein is encoded by the coding sequence ATGACCACGAAACCCCTTCGCCTCGGCGTCAATGTCGATCATGTCGCGACTGTCCGCAACGCGCGCGGCGGTCCGGGGCCCGACCCCGTTCGCGCCGCCCTGCTCGCCATCGACGCCGGCGCCGACGGGATCACCGCGCATCTGCGCGAAGACCGCCGTCACATCAACGACGCGGACATGGCGCGGCTGAAGGAGGCGATTTCGAAGCCGCTCAATTTCGAAATGGCGGCGACCGAGCAGATGCTCGACATCGCCGTCGCGACCGCGCCGCACGCCGTCTGCCTCGTGCCGGAAAAGCGCACCGAGCGCACGACCGAAGGCGGTCTCGATGTCGTCGGCCAGCACGATTACCTTCTGCCTTACGTCGATCAGCTGACGCGGGAAGGCGTGCGCGTGTCGCTGTTCATCGAGCCGTCGACAGAGGCGATTGACGCGGCCGTCTCCATCAAGGCGCCGGTCGTGGAGCTCCATACGGGCGCCTGGTGCCACGCCGTCGAGGTTGGCGATATCGGCCGGGCCGAGGCGGAATTCGCGCGGGTCGCCGAAGCCGCCGCCTATGGGGCCGCCCTCGGCCTCGAAATTCACGCCGGGCACGGCCTCGATTATGCGACGGCGCGCCGCGTGAGCGCCTTGCCGCAGATCGTCGAACTCAACATCGGCCATTTTCTCATCGGCGAGGCGATATTCGTCGGCCTCGCGGAAGCGATCCGGCGGATGCGGGAGGCGATGGAGCAGGGCCGGGCGCTCGCCTTCTAG
- the rnc gene encoding ribonuclease III: MTRSRDEGLADLEARIGHAFADPALLGRALTHVSASPARRDSYERLEFLGDRVLGLAVAHMLYDAFPNESEGELSRRLAALVRKETCAEVAEVWGVGAAMRLGEGEAQTGGRGKRALLGDICEAIIGAAFLDGGAAAAEHIVRKAFSDRMAASGQDLRDAKTALQEWAQARGLATPRYRLVARSGPDHAPFFEVVVEVQGFAAAPGSGASKRVAEQAAAAAFLAREDAAKGKGDT; this comes from the coding sequence ATGACGCGCAGCCGCGACGAGGGGCTCGCTGATCTAGAGGCGCGTATCGGACATGCCTTCGCCGATCCGGCGCTGCTCGGCCGCGCGCTGACGCATGTCAGCGCCTCGCCAGCCCGGCGCGATTCATACGAGCGGCTCGAGTTTCTGGGCGACCGCGTGCTCGGCCTCGCCGTGGCGCACATGCTCTATGACGCCTTTCCGAACGAGAGCGAAGGCGAGCTGTCGCGCCGCCTCGCGGCGCTGGTGCGCAAGGAGACCTGCGCCGAGGTGGCCGAAGTCTGGGGCGTTGGCGCAGCGATGCGGCTCGGCGAGGGCGAGGCCCAGACCGGCGGACGCGGCAAACGCGCCTTGCTCGGCGACATTTGCGAAGCGATCATCGGTGCAGCCTTTCTCGACGGGGGCGCCGCCGCCGCCGAACATATCGTTCGCAAGGCTTTCAGCGACCGTATGGCGGCGAGCGGCCAGGATTTGCGCGACGCGAAGACCGCCTTGCAGGAATGGGCTCAGGCGCGCGGGCTCGCCACGCCCCGCTACCGGCTCGTCGCCCGCAGCGGACCGGACCACGCGCCCTTCTTCGAGGTCGTCGTGGAGGTGCAGGGATTTGCGGCGGCGCCCGGGTCGGGCGCCTCGAAACGGGTCGCAGAACAGGCCGCTGCGGCGGCATTTCTGGCCCGCGAAGACGCGGCCAAAGGAAAGGGAGACACATGA
- a CDS encoding DNA gyrase C-terminal beta-propeller domain-containing protein — translation MIGFAAEIEEGADVVAVLPHVAGAALLLVTKDGRGFVVSGYDLLSSTRKGRAVLTVDPPSRLQIVTQAEGDHVAIIGENRKLLVFPLSEASRMARGKGVRMQRYKDGGVSDAKVFALKDGLTWTDASNRVFTIERRNSRTGSAIAPKREDCRREGFRGIIGLGEARIHSIAVQSDRISIGVALGSTIHFLQGGHAKKASHICGVRRASSSSFQRHSPRRPD, via the coding sequence ATGATCGGCTTTGCCGCCGAGATCGAGGAAGGGGCCGATGTCGTCGCCGTACTGCCGCATGTCGCGGGCGCCGCGCTGCTGCTGGTGACGAAAGACGGACGCGGCTTCGTCGTGAGCGGGTATGATCTCTTATCGTCGACGCGCAAGGGCCGCGCCGTGCTTACCGTCGATCCGCCCTCGAGATTGCAGATCGTGACGCAGGCGGAGGGCGATCATGTCGCCATCATTGGCGAGAACCGGAAGCTGCTGGTATTTCCGCTCAGCGAAGCGTCGCGCATGGCCCGCGGCAAGGGCGTGCGCATGCAGCGCTATAAGGACGGCGGCGTCTCCGACGCCAAGGTTTTCGCGCTGAAGGACGGGCTGACGTGGACCGACGCCTCTAACCGCGTCTTCACGATCGAAAGGCGGAACTCAAGGACTGGATCGGCCATCGCGCCGAAGCGGGAAGATTGCCGCCGAGAGGGTTTCCGCGGAATAATCGGTTTGGGTGAGGCGCGGATCCATTCAATCGCCGTTCAGTCAGATCGAATTAGCATTGGCGTCGCGCTCGGTTCCACTATCCATTTTTTGCAAGGCGGCCATGCAAAAAAAGCTTCTCATATCTGCGGCGTTCGTCGCGCTTCTTCTTCTTCTTTTCAACGACACAGCCCTCGCCGACCAGATTGA
- a CDS encoding DUF1737 domain-containing protein, whose protein sequence is MTAYRFLTGPDDAAFCHRVTEALSLGWRLHGSPSLTFDPTQNRVICGQALIKDVEGLDYRPDMKLSEV, encoded by the coding sequence ATGACCGCCTATCGATTTCTCACCGGGCCGGACGACGCGGCGTTTTGCCATCGCGTGACGGAAGCGTTGAGCCTCGGCTGGCGACTCCACGGATCGCCGTCGCTCACCTTCGACCCGACGCAAAACCGGGTGATTTGCGGCCAGGCTTTGATCAAGGATGTCGAAGGCTTAGATTACAGGCCGGATATGAAGCTTTCCGAAGTGTGA